From the Wolbachia endosymbiont of Encarsia formosa genome, the window ATGTGACTTAACTACAACCTCCATTATCTCAGTTGCAGGAGCAGGAAATCCAAATTGCCAAGAAGTAGGAGCAGAAGCAATTGATATGTTTGAGTAAAACATTATCAATAATGCAAATAACTTCACCATATTTTGCTGTAAAACTAACTGTATAATAATATATATATACACTTACTATGCAAACAGAAATTATAGAATGTACACAAGTGTTTTGCTAAATATTGAATCAAAAGTAAATGATGATTAATGTTTTTTTAGAATTTAATGAATATACTAATACGATACTAACTTGAGGAAAAAGCATTTACATGAATCTATTTTAACTTAAAATATTATAATATTTTAAGTTAAGTATTTACTTTAAGGAAGTTCTATAATAAGTTTAATAGTGTCTGTTATTGCTAATAACCCTCTAGCCTCACACCTAAAAGCAGTAACAGACACTATTAAACTTTAGGTAAGTTTGCCTATTTATAATTCATTGAGGTAAAAATCTTACTAATTCCTTTAATTCTATTATACAGCTGAGTTTACTAATTAACCTTTAATGTTTACGTTAGCATTTGCATCTTAAATCAAAGATTTACATATTATAGAAAATAATTATAAAATAATACACTACTTGTGTGTAAATTTTTTTGCATATCAAACTCTGTAAACAAATTTTTTAGAAAAGCAAAATAAATTATCTCTCTATGAAAGATCTATCGAATGTTGCAATTATAGGTGTAAACAAGAACGATAAAAGAGTGCGGGATTGAGTAACTATATATACTTCTGCTGGCATACCAGGATATAGGTATACGTTTTTAAATTGAGCAAGTTCTGATTTTGGTATCACCACTCGCACTGAATAATAACGCCCCATCCTTGGATCATCAAGAGCATCAGGGGAAATATGGTTTACTATACCGTTAATTAAACTTAAGCGACGTGCACTATAAGCGCTCAGCCTTACTTTAACTTTCAGCCCTTCTAGTCCGTCGATAGAGACTATATTACTATCTTTCTTTTTTGCTGACAGTATCTCTTCTATGTTTCTGGTTAGAACTTTAGCATCTATTATTAGATCATCATCTGATGGTACTATACTCATGATTGGAACTCCAGATTGTATAACACCACCTTCAGTGTGGTATCTTATATCTGTAACTATACCATCTTGAGGTGATTTAATTATTGTACGTGCTAACGAATCTTCAGCAACCATCATCCTCTCTTTTAAGTCTGCAATAGATGTATTAACTTCCTTAAGCTCAGCATTTGCTCTTTCTTGAGCATCATTCTTCACATTTATAATCTCTAACTCATTTTCTCCAATCTTTTGCTGTACTTGAGATATTGCAGAACGGTAATGTCCAACTCTACCCTCAATTTCAGCAAATTGTTTTTCTAAAGCTAAAATGTGTGGTTTGCTTATATGGCCACTATCAAGTAATTGTCTTTTTGTTTCTAACTCC encodes:
- a CDS encoding HlyD family type I secretion periplasmic adaptor subunit, translating into MSKLKKLSAGLSLTGLIGSDDIDMQRAGNRKKKYQFLDKKFAWIDAMINFIFKRESNNVNEVLKVTWGPLFFGLVVIFIFFGIGGIWSSIAPIDGAVHASGEVIVSSNRKIVQHLGGGIISKILVKEGQTVKKDEPLVLLSDVNEKANLSIIKEKLLSFLATEARLIAIRGDLDTLEFSDEVKRLSNDELVNKAIKNQVKLFNSQRKSILGKTDILQQRIKQLNDELAGLNFQLNAAHKQYDLITEELETKRQLLDSGHISKPHILALEKQFAEIEGRVGHYRSAISQVQQKIGENELEIINVKNDAQERANAELKEVNTSIADLKERMMVAEDSLARTIIKSPQDGIVTDIRYHTEGGVIQSGVPIMSIVPSDDDLIIDAKVLTRNIEEILSAKKKDSNIVSIDGLEGLKVKVRLSAYSARRLSLINGIVNHISPDALDDPRMGRYYSVRVVIPKSELAQFKNVYLYPGMPAEVYIVTQSRTLLSFLFTPIIATFDRSFIER